From a single Prionailurus bengalensis isolate Pbe53 chromosome A1, Fcat_Pben_1.1_paternal_pri, whole genome shotgun sequence genomic region:
- the NEURL1B gene encoding E3 ubiquitin-protein ligase NEURL1B — MGNTVHRTLPDPSPPARLLATRPCCGPGPERRPVLGEAPRFHAQAKGKNVRLDGHSRRATRRNSFCNGVTFTQRPIRLYEQVRLRLVAVRPGWSGALRFGFTAHDPSLMSAQDIPKYACPDLVTRPGYWAKALPENLALRDTVLAYWADRHGRVFYSVNDGEPVLFHCGVAVGGPLWALIDVYGITDEVQLLESAFADTLTPARLSQARFSACLPPSSHDAANFDNNELENNQVVAKLGHLALGRAPGPPPADASAAAIPCGPRERPRPASSPALLEADLRFHATRGPDVSLSADRKVACAPRPDGGRTLVFSERPLRPGESLFVEVGRPGLAAPGAVAFGITSCDPGGLRPAELPADPDALLDRKEYWVVARAGPVPNGGDALSFTLRPGGDVLLGVNGRPRGRLLCVDTTQALWAFFAVRGGAAGQLRLLGTLQSSPATTSPSGSLSGSQDDSDSDMAFSVNQSSSASESSLVTAPSSPLSPPVSPVFSPPEPAGSKNGECTVCFDGEVDTVIYTCGHMCLCHSCGLRLKRQARACCPICRRPIKDVIKIYRP; from the exons ACCCGAGCCCGCCGGCACGCCTCCTGGCCACCCGCCCATGCTGTGGCCCAGGGCCGGAGCGGCGCCCGGTCCTAGGCGAAGCGCCCCGCTTCCACGCGCAGGCCAAGGGCAAGAACGTGCGACTAGATGGCCACTCGCGGCGGGCCACCCGGCGTAACAGCTTCTGCAATGGCGTCACGTTCACGCAGCGGCCCATCCGACTGTACGAGCAGGTGCGGCTGCGCCTGGTGGCAGTGCGCCCAGGTTGGAGCGGTGCCCTGCGCTTTGGCTTCACGGCGCACGACCCGTCGCTCATGAGCGCCCAGGACATCCCCAAGTACGCCTGCCCCGACCTTGTCACGCGACCTGGCTACTGGGCCAAGGCGCTGCCCGAGAACCTGGCGCTGCGTGACACCGTGCTGGCCTACTGGGCAGACCGTCACGGCCGCGTGTTCTACAGCGTCAACGACGGCGAGCCGGTGCTCTTCCACTGTGGCGTGGCCGTGGGCGGCCCGCTCTGGGCGCTCATCGACGTCTATGGCATCACGGATGAGGTGCAGCTCCTCG AGAGCGCGTTCGCCGACACGCTGACGCCCGCGCGCCTCAGCCAGGCCCGCTTCAGCGCCTGCCTGCCGCCCAGCAGCCACGACGCCGCCAACTTCGACAACAACGAGCTCGAGAACAACCAAGTGGTGGCCAAGCTGGGCCACCTGGCGCTGGGCCGCGCCCCGGGACCGCCGCCCGCCGACGCCTCGGCCGCCGCCATCCCGTGCGGGCCCCGCGAGCGCCCGCGGCCCGCGTCGTCGCCGGCGCTGCTCGAGGCTGACCTGCGCTTCCACGCGACGCGCGGACCCGACGTGAGCCTGTCCGCCGACCGCAAAGTGGCCTGCGCCCCGCGGCCCGACGGCGGCCGCACGCTCGTCTTCTCCGAGCGCCCGCTGCGACCCGGCGAGAGCCTCTTCGTGGAGGTGGGCCGCCCGGGGCTGGCGGCGCCCGGCGCGGTAGCCTTCGGCATCACGTCGTGCGACCCGGGCGGGCTCCGGCCCGCCGAGCTGCCGGCCGACCCCGACGCGCTGCTCGACCGAAAGGAGTACTGGGTCGTGGCGCGCGCCGGGCCCGTACCGAACGGCGGCGACGCGCTCAGCTTCACGCTGCGGCCCGGCGGCGACGTGCTCCTGGGCGTCAACGGGCGCCCGCGCGGCCGCCTGCTGTGCGTCGACACCACGCAGGCGCTCTGGGCCTTCTTCGCCGTGCGCGGCGGCGCCGCGGGCCAGCTGCGCCTCCTCG GCACCCTGCAGTCCAGCCCTGCGACCACGTCTCCATCAGGGTCCCTCAGCGGCTCCCAGGATGATAGTGATTCTGATATGGCCTTCAGTGTCAACCAGTCCTCCTCAGCATCTGAGTCATCCCTGG TGACGGCACCCAGCTCCCCGCTGAGCCCCCCAGTGTCTCCCGTGTTCTCCCCACCAGAGCCGGCAGGCAGCAAGAATGGTGAATGCACAGTGTGCTTTGACGGTGAAGTGGACACAGTCATCTACACGTGTGGACATATGTGCCTATGCCACAGCTGCGGCCTGCGGCTCAAGAGGCAGGCCCGGGCCTGCTGTCCCATCTGCCGGAGGCCCATCAAGGATGTCATTAAGATCTACAGGCCGTAG